A single window of Vanessa atalanta chromosome 27, ilVanAtal1.2, whole genome shotgun sequence DNA harbors:
- the LOC125074144 gene encoding UBX domain-containing protein 4 yields the protein MHWYGGSMAEAVTLSKQKNAIFVVFVEGDNDLSKELASTIDDSVVLKRLGDPNNFLAVKLKSGSENYTFFAQIYQFVPVPSLFFIGRNGTPLEVVCAGIEPQNLATRIDRILQEHRKDQTSSPVQPSTSTSDIKDQTANFLQSEASVTKAQASPNPEPVNTDSDVPKTSPEASLSGQNVIPKNPESLKTAPSNNEPEISGPAAKIAKTEHNEATKSGVEYEVVCEGDVCIRRPKTDQAGPSSSSLPANEEPAPAEIVTSVLEKMEKVKDLIEIRKREKADKEKELEKEKELERRTTGQGVAELKRWQAEQELKQIQEERKREKMENNLARQRILEQIAQDRAERRAREQPPPPPAPPAPPASRTAVGDTSGRARVQFKLPDGGAHTAHFDASDTLADLTRYVADNLHLSASSFSLWTAFPRRELTAGDASLRALQLAPSAALLVLPRGAAALAPAPPPRPLAALLAFITQIFTSLVIDPTYQIYNWVHSRFFAAPPTNPTEPTSPNRPTSPTTPPNPTSPTNPSALPGLRRRGNIHRLTGDRSGDDENNTWNGNSTQQM from the exons ATGCATTGGTACGGCGGAAGTATGGCCGAGGCGGTCACACTTTCGAAACAGAAAAATGCTATTTTCGTGGTTTTTGTAGAAG GTGACAATGATCTCTCCAAGGAGCTGGCCTCGACGATAGATGACAGTGTAGTTTTAAAACGCCTCGGTGACCCAAATAATTTCCTCGCTGTGAAACTTAAAAGCGGATCGGAGAACTACACATTCTTCGCTCAAATTT ACCAGTTTGTACCGGTTCCATCACTATTCTTCATCGGAAGGAATGGTACCCCATTAGAAGTTGTGTGTGCTGGAATTGAACCGCAGAATTTAGCAACTAGAATTGATCGTATTCTACAAGAACACA GGAAGGATCAGACAAGTTCTCCAGTTCAACCGTCAACATCAACGAGTGATATCAAAGATCAGACAGCGAACTTCCTGCAGTCTGAAGCGAGTGTCACCAAAGCTCAAGCTTCACCGAACCCAGAACCAGTTAATACTGATTCAGATGTACCTAAAACTAGTCCAGAGGCTTCACTGAGTGGTCAAAATGTGATACCAAAGAATCCAGAATCACTCAAAACCGCCCCTTCGAATAACGAACCgg AAATATCTGGCCCAGCAGCGAAGATAGCGAAGACAGAGCACAACGAAGCGACCAAGTCTGGTGTGGAGTACGAAGTGGTCTGCGAGGGAGATGTCTGCATCAGACGTCCTAAGACCGACCAGGCTGGACCCAGCAGCAGCAGTCTGCCAGCGAATGAG gaACCAGCACCAGCTGAAATCGTTACCAGCGTACTAGAGAAGATGGAAAAGGTTAAGGACTTGATAGAAATTAGGAAGAGGGAGAAGGCTGATAAAGAAAAGGAG TTGGAGAAAGAGAAAGAATTAGAAAGAAGGACAACGGGACAAGGAGTTGCTGAATTGAAGAGGTGGCAAGCGGAGCAGGAGTTGAAACAGATTCAG GAAGAGAGAAAACGTGagaaaatggaaaataatttgGCGAGGCAACGAATCCTGGAGCAAATAGCGCAAGACCGCGCCGAGCGGAGAGCGCGCGAgcagccgccgccgccgcccgcgccgcccgcgccgcccgccagcCGCACCG CGGTGGGCGACACGTCGGGGCGCGCCCGCGTGCAGTTCAAGCTGCCGGACGGCGGCGCGCACACGGCGCACTTCGACGCCTCCGACACGCTCGCCGACCTGACGCGCTACGTGGCCGACAACCTGCAC CTGTCGGCGTCGTCGTTCTCGCTATGGACGGCGTTCCCGCGGCGCGAGCTGACGGCGGGCGACGCCAGCCTGCGCGCGCTGCAGCTCGCGCCCTCCGCCGCGCTGCTCGTGCTGCCGCGCGGGGCCGCCGCGctcgcgcccgcgccgccgccgcgcccgctcGCCGCGCTGCTCG CATTCATCACCCAGATTTTCACATCGCTGGTCATCGACCCCACTTACCAGATATACAACTGGGTCCACAGCCGCTTCTTCGCCGCACCCCCTACCAATCCCACGGAGCCCACTAGTCCTAACAGGCCCACGAGCCCGACCACGCCCCCTAATCCTACCAGTCCAACCAATCCGTCCGCCCTCCCGGGCTTGAGGCGAAGGGGCAACATCCACAGGCTAACAGGCGACAGGTCTGGTGATGATGAAAATAACACCTGGAACGGTAACTCGACGCagcaaatgtaa